A single Lolium perenne isolate Kyuss_39 chromosome 6, Kyuss_2.0, whole genome shotgun sequence DNA region contains:
- the LOC127325955 gene encoding uncharacterized protein, with product MAAEVNVLDIVPPCKPSINLGSVVFHMKWTSHGEEKVFLHKEKNINFSKERNRNIVSIQENTMKYIGDGIPIGMSYDGSPVTNTTGTNTTGTDAAVTFHWFSDI from the exons TCAATGTTCTTGATATTGTTCCACCATGTAAGCCTAGTATCAATCTAGGTTCTGTCGTTTTTCACATGAAG TGGACTTCACATGGTGAAGAAAAAGTTTTTCTGCACAAAGAAAAGAATATCAACTTCAGTAAGGAAAGAAACCGTAACATAGTATCCATTCAAG AGAATACCATGAAATACATTGGTGATGGAATACCAATTGGTATGTCTTATGATGGGTCTCCTGTGACCAATACAACAGGAACCAATACAACAGGAACAGATGCAG CTGTTACTTTCCACTGGTTCTCTGACATTTAA